GGAAACGGCTTCACATTGTAGAACGTCACAAGACTCAGGACCTGGACCacgcggggggtgggggggacttTGCAGGTGCGAAACACAGACCGAGTGTTTATTTGGTTTGATTGTTTATTCCAAACCAGTCTTAACTATTTGGAAGTTAAAgagttttgaaaaaaaagtagaTCCGGACAACCCGAACAGGGGGACTTGGAATCTTGGGTTCCAAAAACGGGATGGGTTTGGAGGATGTAGGGATTCTTTATTGTGTCCATTAGATGTTTGAATTCAGTCTCTGGTGACTACAGATAGCAACCCGGGACAATGCCAACTATTGTCGCTGTGAACGGCTCCGTGTGTTGCACTGGCTTCAGTCCGGTATTGTCACGTTCGTACAAAGGCCAAACTCTGTTCACACAAAATACCAACGTGCACAGACTGCTGCATGACTCAAAGATAGCATGTTTCAACACATCTATGCTGTGAATGTTGATTAGGGGAAATATAAACCACTTCCAAAAAGGAGAACATTATTTCTACATTCATAAGAAAGCACATATGCAGTTTGGCTGACAGGGACTTAAGAGGAGATATTGCTCCGTGCACGGGCGCACTTACCGTTGAAACTGAGGGCTGTTCGTAACAGTCACGTTCTTGGCAgcagcggcggtggcggcggcggccgcggcagcagcagcagtggcagcagcagtggcggcagcagtggcagcagcagtggcagcagcagcggcagcagcagtggcagcagcgAGGGCCTGTGGAAAACCGGACAGCAAGCGGTCAGCACATCTTCAGACGCCATCGCTTCCATACCAGGTGCAAAGACGTCAGCGTGTAGCAAAAATGAAAACCATTtcttacttcctgtttccttttGTTCTCCGACGCCTGATTGGCCTCCCCAAACTTCTTTGTCAGGCGGTTTATCTTGGCCTAAAGAAACgccggagagagaaagagaggacctTTAGAGTCGGGGTCTGCGGGAAGTGATTTTCAGCAGCTCCTTACCCACATAGAACGCACCAGGAACAAAAAGGGCAGCGGCTAAGTGCTGCGTGCGATCGACCGTCGACTTACTTGGAGCATGGTGATGGCGGTTTGGTGTTTAGGGGCAGAGTCGATGTTGTCCACTCGTTCCTTCAGCTCTTGGAAATGTTTGTCAAAAATGGTCAGCTCCAGGACCTTCAGCCGTTCATCGACAAGATGTTGCACAATCTGAGAAGGAATGTGAAGCGAAGGATGAGAAAAGAGGCAACGGTAGAGCAGTGAAAGACCCGTGAGCTCAGACCCCGGCGTAGATGCTCGTACAAACCTTTTCAAGTTTGTGGTGTCCCCCGGCTTTTGCGGTAAATTTAAATTCCAGTTTTGCCTCCAGCTCCTGGCGCTCCACCTTGggcctcttcccctctctttttACAGTTTGTCCATCTTTTTCAAAGCCCTCCGACAAAGTGCGCTTCAGTCCCGACGTGGTGCTCTTTTCCTCCTGCACTACTTGGggaaacaaagaacacaaactaGTACCTTGAATGCATAATATGCTTGCGGGCACTGTTCTGTTGAGGGTTGGTCTCTCTCTGTTGAAGCAGGATAAGAACAGAACATGCAAAACAGATTTCAAAAACACTAAAACATGTGGAGGATTCCTCGAGGTTAGCTGGATGGTCATGTTTGCAGTTGATGTCTCACTCTATACTTTAGTTCTAACCGTTGCCAGGGAGTCAAACTGCATCCAGTCTTTCGAGCTCCCAGTCCAATCAGTTTAGACTGAACCATCGGATGAGAAAGCAAAGACAAACCGAGCATCAATTCAGAAACTATGCTCCTGAGAAATAACCATGACTATAAATTAAACCTGTTTTGGTTGATTCTTGGCTTTACAGCGAAGAGTTTGCCACATCAGACCAAGGGTAGTCATTTGTAATTGTACCAACTTAAATTACATCTTATCAACATGTATTACTATATTGCTAGCATAGTCTCTTTCGTAATTTTGAAGCATAACATTTCCATCGCCTCCCATTTCAGGTCTTGGTTGGTTCAACAAGAGAACAGAAACTTAAAGCTCTGCTGTaatgaaatcataggttagggcacttataagctagatagctttcggtcagccacttttttcttttgttgaaatctgattgttgtatattttgctgatcaaaataaactaaactcaaactaatactgcatataatttatacatataataatgacATATCTAATATGACTGCTATTTACTTTGGCTTTTATATTGAACAATGTCCACTTGTTCATACCTGGATGAGATGGGGGAGTGGAAGAGGGCTGAGATGGCTTTTTTGTTTGTCCAACTTCAGCCTTTTCCTTTTTGGTCGAGTCTACCTCCATCTTTTCCTCACTGGTTGATCTTTTCTTCACacccttctcttcttttctgtcaTCGTCTTTGATTTCCTTGTCCTGTTTCAGATCCTTAGAAGAGGACCCTGGGCGAGAAGAGGAaggacagggaggagaggaatcgGAAGTGGTAGATTTGGGGCAAGAAGGCTTTTCCTCTTGTATTTTGGCCGCGGGCTCCTTGGCCTTTGTCGTGTCAGAACCCGTATCCATCGGTTCTGTGCAGCCAGACGCGGGAACGAGCGAACATGGAGACGAACCATTGACAGAATTCTTTGACAAATCCACAACTGGGTCCTCTGTTGAAGTCTGGTCCTCCTGGGGAAATACATAATTAACCAttgattaatgaaaacaatattttttggACTCTTAATCTATCCACATTAACAGAATATAAAGCCGTGTGTGACAAACAGGTTCCCAAGAAAGTCTGTGCATTCACCTCTTTCTTTTCCATCTTTGGGGTCCCCTCAGAATCTTGTTCCTGGTTTTCCTTGGATTCTGATGGTGCTGGTGTAACGGACTCCTTTGATGAGGACACTGGTGagactttcttttccttcagctccacctcctcctccatcatcatcacatcctcctcctcctcctcatcgtccaTCTTTTTCAGTTCAAAGTTCAGGGAGTGGAATGGAGACGAGGGAGAAGTTGGAGCGTCGTCCTTGTCTTTTGGACTTTGCGAAGAGGCCGGCGACGGAGACAGATTGAGTGACAGGAAAGGAGATGGGGAGGCGGGGGACGTGGCTCGGGGGGAGTTTGAGTCTGAAGTGTTTTGCTCCCCGTCCCCCGCTTTTGGTCCGTCCTCTTTGTGCGTGCCGTTCActagaggcggcggcggcggcgatgtGTCCGACATACCCGGACCGGCTGTCAACAAAGTGCCATGAAGACTATCCAGTTGCTGTCGGTCGCTGATCTTCATGGTTTTCCTGGCACggaaaatcttcttcttttcctcgaTTACAACAACTTCCATTGCTGCCTGTGGAGGGACATGAGAGATGAGATGCTATCAGAAGGCTTGATGAATCGATGAATCTTgtggaaaaaaatttaaataatctTGTTGGCAGGACAAGTACAGTCTCTCCCGCTTATGAGCCTGCCCTGGACTTTACGCACTGCATGGTCCAGTAATGGCTGCAGAGTTTCAGACCGAACACTAGAGGGCACAGTGGAGCCCCGTGGCTTTCCCGTTTGTTCTTTTCTGGAGGGTTCTTCATTTACCGAGCTCTACAAACCAAACCGGTCAGTTCCAACTGGCAGAGGATTTATTACAATTTGACAAGCTAAATCAGACAGATCCTCACTGCTCGATCACACGGCGATGGATCTGCCCAACAGTGACAACAGCCGAGCTGCGGCGCAGTAAGCCACACAGGCTTGTTTCATGTCACTCAGAAAAACTGCTCTGACAAATTCCACCGTTGCTTAATTTCCTGATCAACCTCTAGACCTCCTGTTTACCAAAGCCCCGATCCCGAGAACAGAAACGGCATTGAAGTTAACAGCGGCAACCAAACCTTCCTATTGCTGAACCTATTGGTTCAGGCCTCAGCGAATCAGAACGGCGAGTCAGGGCCGTGGGATGCTGTGTTGGCAGCAGTGAAGAGGTTATGCAAAACcggctgattttttttttttttacgaactTAGGTCTGATGTTGCACACATTTGAGTGTTTAGGCTAGTTGTGAAATGTCATACGCATTCACTTGATATGTATTAATTTTGACATGCATACGTGTGCGTTATGATTATAACTTCTTCCAAGGTAGTCCCAAAAAATCTGAAATTTATTAACGCAGTGTACTGCAGAAGACTATTTCTGAGCTGCAGTAAAATTCTCATTCTACATTCAGTAGCAAACAAGAAATGTgctataaatattaaataacatgCAGAGCATACCATAATTAGATTATCTATGGATAACTCACCTTCAACCCGAGAGCTTCTTGGTCATTGATTTACCGCAGAATCCTTCGACAACCTGAGAGGAAAAAGAAATTAGAAATTTAGTAAATTCTATATTACTGCTTGAAACTAGGAAGACGACATCAACTATGTATTAAATCCACAGAGCGTGCAAATGGAAGTGGAACCCTAAATTTAGCTCCTCTGAATTAAGAGTCCGATCTTCATCCCTTGAGCTGAAACACGTGGCACCAAAAGTAGAAATGCATTTGTGGGGCTGCAACTAATTTTATCAAACTGGAGGTACAATTATGTTGATGACAATTAAGTACATCCACAATTATTAAGAATTCATTGAATACTACCCTTGtggacacaaaaaagaaaaaatatatacacattggAGAGTGACTGAGAAGAAaatagaagtatatatatatacacacacacacacatatatatatatacacacacaaacattcataCATACCGGACAGTGACTGAGATTGTTGTGACATTTAAATGTTACTCCAGTCATACTTTTCTTTGCCAACAAATCTTAACAGGATATTTCCTGAAACTAAAGCTGACCAATAAGCTATTTCCAGGCTAACGAAACCCAATTAGAGACGTGGCGTTCTAATCAATCACAcgaaaaagatgaaaaacaggGACAGAAAGAGGAACTGCAAGAAAGAGGCTTTCATACACTTTCCCGACCCGCATTGCCATGAAGATGAGAACAAGAAATGTGCGGACACAAAGGACTCATTTGTGTGATCAGTCCGTCGACACGACTAATGCAAAGCAAACAGCAGTCCGTCTGAAATGGTAGATACTGTATGTACGGGAGTCAAATCCGTCTGTCGGTTTGGGCGCGGGAACCAAACGCAAAGCCAGCTATCATGCAGGTAACCCTTCAAATCTGCTGGGAGGAATAAGCTGCTTCGGTTATCCACGGCCAACACTCCCGGTCGGTTAGCTGCTGCATTGCTGGACTGCAGCTGACGGAGCCACCTGATTGGGTCCTTTTTCTGAACTTAGCCACGTGCAGTGCAACTTCCCCGAGGGTACTGATCCCGACTTAGTGCGGGCCTATACCGTAAACTGTAAAGCTGAGCACTCAGATTCTGGTGCGTGCGCACAACTCCTACCCGGCTTCCACATCAGCAACCATGCGGCCGGGAATGACAACAAACCCCTGAAGAAGCCATTGCAGCAAAATTGCTTTCAATGTAACCCGAGAAGAGCAGCATCAGAAACAAACGAGTGACaattaattaaaagagaaatgaGCGGTGGAAGTTACGAGCACGATTCGTTGTACCTCACATTCCAATGTTATTGCACACTGCGCAGAGCACAATAATTCCCCTCCCCCGTCCCACGGCCTCGTTCGCTGCGCCTGGATTCAGTGGAGAAACTCAAAATGGCCGTCAGCTCTGCTCTTTGCTGCCCGGCTGAGCTCTCGGTCGCTCGCTGAACTGGATCCTCTCGGAGATATTAGGTGGCAGCACCGGCAGCCTGCTGAAGATCACGGTTCTGTGCAGCAGAAAATATCATTAGGAATATAAGAAGTCCCTCGtgaaacattaaaatgtgtatttctctcttttgttcAACTCCTATAATGCATGCTATAGCTAACCCTCAGCCCTGTGTTATTGATTTGGGTGGCCATGTCAATATTTAGCCTGTTGGGGTTTGTTCATTATGATGGACACTAACCATAGAAGAACTGCAGTAAGTCTAAGAACTCCTTTTTTAAGcccatatttagaaatagggCTTCTCCACGAATGAGTGCACTGCTGATCCCGACTGAGAACAGACGTTACACGTGTGCGTCGAGTATTCACACGTCGCGTGTGGCATTACTGCTGAGCAAGGTCATCGCAAGTTACACGAGGAACACCAACTTCGTTCAGTTGAACGTCGCAGATCCACGTCGACTCAGACATCCACTTCAGAACATGATGAACTCCCAGGAGCTCTTCATTCCCAGCCGGGACCAACTGAAGTCTTGTGAAATGGGAAGTAATGCTTCTTTCCTGTGATAACGTCCATTGacacaaaacattaaaagaGACCCCcatgaagtgtgtgttttatttcttcctAAAAAATCAATTCAACAAGCTCTGATTTTCAATGCACAGAAGAGAGGGCTTTGCACAAACCaacgtatatttatttattttaaagtcgTGATATTGTTCGAGGACTACATTAAGTTTGTTGCTTTGCCTTTGAGAACTAGCCTACCAAGAGGAGAGTTTTCACATATGCCTACATGTGACGCCAGAGGCAATagcagacgaggagagaggtcaaccgtctctctctctgggttttGACAACTGCTTTCTCAACTTGCATTACCAGGGCTTGTTGTTTCAGAACTTTG
The nucleotide sequence above comes from Pseudoliparis swirei isolate HS2019 ecotype Mariana Trench chromosome 24, NWPU_hadal_v1, whole genome shotgun sequence. Encoded proteins:
- the atf7ip gene encoding activating transcription factor 7-interacting protein 1 isoform X2; translated protein: MEVVVIEEKKKIFRARKTMKISDRQQLDSLHGTLLTAGPGMSDTSPPPPPLVNGTHKEDGPKAGDGEQNTSDSNSPRATSPASPSPFLSLNLSPSPASSQSPKDKDDAPTSPSSPFHSLNFELKKMDDEEEEEDVMMMEEEVELKEKKVSPVSSSKESVTPAPSESKENQEQDSEGTPKMEKKEEDQTSTEDPVVDLSKNSVNGSSPCSLVPASGCTEPMDTGSDTTKAKEPAAKIQEEKPSCPKSTTSDSSPPCPSSSRPGSSSKDLKQDKEIKDDDRKEEKGVKKRSTSEEKMEVDSTKKEKAEVGQTKKPSQPSSTPPSHPVQEEKSTTSGLKRTLSEGFEKDGQTVKREGKRPKVERQELEAKLEFKFTAKAGGHHKLEKIVQHLVDERLKVLELTIFDKHFQELKERVDNIDSAPKHQTAITMLQAKINRLTKKFGEANQASENKRKQEALAAATAAAAAAATAAATAAATAAATAAAAAAAAATAAAAKNVTVTNSPQFQRPVRPAMELKQVATSVSSSSTVVNPSLSVPISSLAHTPTASAMVSQAPILQLITTTSNAGSNLATGITTQSPTGTLLLKTASGNSLIAGGQPLLIQLPLSMTTGQGGTLVNFPVSTLSAGGSLGKAKTTTTTATFILKPAPAITTLAAGAVATVPALQAAAGHMPPAQISLSRAMMFQGGAGGIAPPNAGVSVTTARMPAQSVSLAGALSSASSPATSGPAATGSAAPGPPQGTSLTSKTDNQAPGSTPSKAAASAGRPKGSVIDLTEDDDDVQVTGVKSATVAAHSPTQRPNPVISIPNSATQRSSPQSVQSVPSNPQLTVHHRPLQDSSMKPRPAATGTPIRNTTVSVVLPPLPAAPTPSRVLPEAERSSPPQQPQLKLVPSQTGIVLSWCVTETDRSCAAVDSYHLYAFHQDNSNSSAAQQHWKKIGEVNALPLPMACTLTQFQSGSTYHFAVRAKDIFGRFGSFCEPQCTNVINSSSS
- the atf7ip gene encoding activating transcription factor 7-interacting protein 1 isoform X1; this translates as MEVVVIEEKKKIFRARKTMKISDRQQLDSLHGTLLTAGPGMSDTSPPPPPLVNGTHKEDGPKAGDGEQNTSDSNSPRATSPASPSPFLSLNLSPSPASSQSPKDKDDAPTSPSSPFHSLNFELKKMDDEEEEEDVMMMEEEVELKEKKVSPVSSSKESVTPAPSESKENQEQDSEGTPKMEKKEEDQTSTEDPVVDLSKNSVNGSSPCSLVPASGCTEPMDTGSDTTKAKEPAAKIQEEKPSCPKSTTSDSSPPCPSSSRPGSSSKDLKQDKEIKDDDRKEEKGVKKRSTSEEKMEVDSTKKEKAEVGQTKKPSQPSSTPPSHPVVQEEKSTTSGLKRTLSEGFEKDGQTVKREGKRPKVERQELEAKLEFKFTAKAGGHHKLEKIVQHLVDERLKVLELTIFDKHFQELKERVDNIDSAPKHQTAITMLQAKINRLTKKFGEANQASENKRKQEALAAATAAAAAAATAAATAAATAAATAAAAAAAAATAAAAKNVTVTNSPQFQRPVRPAMELKQVATSVSSSSTVVNPSLSVPISSLAHTPTASAMVSQAPILQLITTTSNAGSNLATGITTQSPTGTLLLKTASGNSLIAGGQPLLIQLPLSMTTGQGGTLVNFPVSTLSAGGSLGKAKTTTTTATFILKPAPAITTLAAGAVATVPALQAAAGHMPPAQISLSRAMMFQGGAGGIAPPNAGVSVTTARMPAQSVSLAGALSSASSPATSGPAATGSAAPGPPQGTSLTSKTDNQAPGSTPSKAAASAGRPKGSVIDLTEDDDDVQVTGVKSATVAAHSPTQRPNPVISIPNSATQRSSPQSVQSVPSNPQLTVHHRPLQDSSMKPRPAATGTPIRNTTVSVVLPPLPAAPTPSRVLPEAERSSPPQQPQLKLVPSQTGIVLSWCVTETDRSCAAVDSYHLYAFHQDNSNSSAAQQHWKKIGEVNALPLPMACTLTQFQSGSTYHFAVRAKDIFGRFGSFCEPQCTNVINSSSS